The following proteins are encoded in a genomic region of Prionailurus viverrinus isolate Anna chromosome E3, UM_Priviv_1.0, whole genome shotgun sequence:
- the FUS gene encoding RNA-binding protein FUS isoform X1, which produces MASNDYTQQATQSYGAYPTQPGQGYSQQSNQPYGQQSYSGYGQSDTSGYGQSSYGSSYGQTQNTGYGTQSAPQGYGSTGGYGSSQSSQSSYGQQSSYPGYGQQPAPSSTSGSYGGSSQSSSYGQPQSGGYGQQSGYGGQQQGYGQQQSSYNPPQGYGQQNQYNSSTGGGGGGGGGGNYGQDQSSMSGGGGGYGGQDQSGGGGGYGGGQQDRGGRGRGGGGGYNRSSGGYEPRGRGGGRGGRGGMGGSDRGGFNKFGGPRDQGSRHDSEQDNSDNNTIFVQGLGENVTIESVADYFKQIGIIKTNKKTGQPMINLYTDRETGKLKGEATVSFDDPPSAKAAIDWFDGKEFSGNPIKVSFATRRADFNRGGGNGRGGRGRGGPMGRGGYGGGGSGGGGRGGFPSGGGGGGGQQRAGDWKCPNPICENMNFSWRNECNQCKAPKPDGPGGGPGGSHMGGNYGDDRRGGRGGYDRGGYRGRGGDRGGFRGGRGGGDRGGFGPGKMDSRGEHRQDRRERPY; this is translated from the exons ATGGCCTCAAACG acTATACCCAACAAGCAACCCAAAG ctaTGGGGCGTACCCCACCCAGCCTGGGCAGGGCTATTCCCAGCAGAGCAATCAGCCCTATGGACAGCAGAGTTACAGTGGTTATGGCCAGTCAGACACTTCAGGCTATGGCCAGAGCAGCTATGGTTCTTCTTATGGACAGACCCAGAACA CAGGCTATGGCACTCAGTCAGCTCCCCAAGGATATGGCTCAACTGGTGGCTATGGCAGTAGCCAGAGTTCTCAGTCATCTTATGGGCAACAGTCCTCTTATCCTGGCTACGGCCAGCAGCCAGCTCCTAGCAGCACCTCGGGCAG ttACGGTGGTAGTTCTCAGAGCAGCAGCTATGGGCAGCCCCAAAGTGGGGGCTATGGCCAGCAGTCTGGCTATGGTGGACAGCAGCAAGGCTATGGACAGCAGCAAAGCTCCTATAATCCCCCTCAAGGCTATGGACAGCAGAACCAGTACAACAGTAGCactggaggtggtggtggagggggtggtGGAG GTAACTATGGCCAAGATCAGTCCTCCATGAGTGGAGGTGGCGGCGGTTATGGCGGTCAGGACCAgagtggtggtggcggtggctACGGGGGAGGCCAGCAGGACCGTGGGGGCCGCGGCCGGGGCGGTGGCGGTGGTTACAACCGCAGCAGTGGTGGCTATGAACCCAGAGGTCGCGGAGGTGGCCGTGGAGGCAGAGGCGGCATGGG CGGAAGTGACCGTGGTGGCTTCAATAAATTTGGTG GCCCTCGGGACCAAGGATCACGTCATGACTCTG AACAGGATAATTCAGACAACAACACCATCTTCGTGCAAGGCTTGGGCGAAAATGTTACAATTGAGTCTGTGGCTGATTACTTCAAGCAGATTGGTATTATTAAG acaaataagaaaacaggaCAGCCCATGATTAATCTGTACACAGACAGAGAAACAGGCAAGCTGAAGGGAGAGGCAACGGTATCATTTGATGACCCACCTTCTGCTAAAGCAGCTATTGACTGGTTTGATG GTAAAGAATTTTCCGGGAATCCCATTAAGGTATCATTTGCTACTCGGCGAGCAGACTTCAATCGGGGTGGTGGCAATGGTCGTGGAGGCCGAGGGCGAGGAG GACCCATGGGCCGTGGAGGCTATGgaggtggtggtagtggtggcgGTGGCCGGGGAGGATTCCCcagtggaggtggtggtggcggtggacAGCAGCGAGCTGGTGACTGGAAGTGTCCTAATCC TATATGTGAGAACATGAACTTCTCTTGGAGGAATGAATGCAACCAGTGTAAGGCCCCTAAACCAGATGGCCCAGGAGGAGGACCAGGAGGCTCTCATATGG GGGGTAACTATGGAGACGATCGTCGTGGTGGCAGAGGAGGCTATGATCGGGGCGGCTACCGAGGCCGAGGCGGGGACCGTGGGGGCTTCCGAGGGGGCCGGGGTGGTGGGGACAGAGGTGGCTTTGGCCCTGGCAAGATGGACTCCAG GGGTGAGCACAGACAGGATCGCAGGGAGAGGCCGTATTAG
- the FUS gene encoding RNA-binding protein FUS isoform X3 — protein sequence MASNDYTQQATQSYGAYPTQPGQGYSQQSNQPYGQQSYSGYGQSDTSGYGQSSYGSSYGQTQNTGYGTQSAPQGYGSTGGYGSSQSSQSSYGQQSSYPGYGQQPAPSSTSGSYGGSSQSSSYGQPQSGGYGQQSGYGGQQQGYGQQQSSYNPPQGYGQQNQYNSSTGGNYGQDQSSMSGGGGGYGGQDQSGGGGGYGGGQQDRGGRGRGGGGGYNRSSGGYEPRGRGGGRGGRGGMGGSDRGGFNKFGGPRDQGSRHDSEQDNSDNNTIFVQGLGENVTIESVADYFKQIGIIKTNKKTGQPMINLYTDRETGKLKGEATVSFDDPPSAKAAIDWFDGKEFSGNPIKVSFATRRADFNRGGGNGRGGRGRGGPMGRGGYGGGGSGGGGRGGFPSGGGGGGGQQRAGDWKCPNPICENMNFSWRNECNQCKAPKPDGPGGGPGGSHMGGNYGDDRRGGRGGYDRGGYRGRGGDRGGFRGGRGGGDRGGFGPGKMDSRGEHRQDRRERPY from the exons ATGGCCTCAAACG acTATACCCAACAAGCAACCCAAAG ctaTGGGGCGTACCCCACCCAGCCTGGGCAGGGCTATTCCCAGCAGAGCAATCAGCCCTATGGACAGCAGAGTTACAGTGGTTATGGCCAGTCAGACACTTCAGGCTATGGCCAGAGCAGCTATGGTTCTTCTTATGGACAGACCCAGAACA CAGGCTATGGCACTCAGTCAGCTCCCCAAGGATATGGCTCAACTGGTGGCTATGGCAGTAGCCAGAGTTCTCAGTCATCTTATGGGCAACAGTCCTCTTATCCTGGCTACGGCCAGCAGCCAGCTCCTAGCAGCACCTCGGGCAG ttACGGTGGTAGTTCTCAGAGCAGCAGCTATGGGCAGCCCCAAAGTGGGGGCTATGGCCAGCAGTCTGGCTATGGTGGACAGCAGCAAGGCTATGGACAGCAGCAAAGCTCCTATAATCCCCCTCAAGGCTATGGACAGCAGAACCAGTACAACAGTAGCactggag GTAACTATGGCCAAGATCAGTCCTCCATGAGTGGAGGTGGCGGCGGTTATGGCGGTCAGGACCAgagtggtggtggcggtggctACGGGGGAGGCCAGCAGGACCGTGGGGGCCGCGGCCGGGGCGGTGGCGGTGGTTACAACCGCAGCAGTGGTGGCTATGAACCCAGAGGTCGCGGAGGTGGCCGTGGAGGCAGAGGCGGCATGGG CGGAAGTGACCGTGGTGGCTTCAATAAATTTGGTG GCCCTCGGGACCAAGGATCACGTCATGACTCTG AACAGGATAATTCAGACAACAACACCATCTTCGTGCAAGGCTTGGGCGAAAATGTTACAATTGAGTCTGTGGCTGATTACTTCAAGCAGATTGGTATTATTAAG acaaataagaaaacaggaCAGCCCATGATTAATCTGTACACAGACAGAGAAACAGGCAAGCTGAAGGGAGAGGCAACGGTATCATTTGATGACCCACCTTCTGCTAAAGCAGCTATTGACTGGTTTGATG GTAAAGAATTTTCCGGGAATCCCATTAAGGTATCATTTGCTACTCGGCGAGCAGACTTCAATCGGGGTGGTGGCAATGGTCGTGGAGGCCGAGGGCGAGGAG GACCCATGGGCCGTGGAGGCTATGgaggtggtggtagtggtggcgGTGGCCGGGGAGGATTCCCcagtggaggtggtggtggcggtggacAGCAGCGAGCTGGTGACTGGAAGTGTCCTAATCC TATATGTGAGAACATGAACTTCTCTTGGAGGAATGAATGCAACCAGTGTAAGGCCCCTAAACCAGATGGCCCAGGAGGAGGACCAGGAGGCTCTCATATGG GGGGTAACTATGGAGACGATCGTCGTGGTGGCAGAGGAGGCTATGATCGGGGCGGCTACCGAGGCCGAGGCGGGGACCGTGGGGGCTTCCGAGGGGGCCGGGGTGGTGGGGACAGAGGTGGCTTTGGCCCTGGCAAGATGGACTCCAG GGGTGAGCACAGACAGGATCGCAGGGAGAGGCCGTATTAG
- the FUS gene encoding RNA-binding protein FUS isoform X2, with product MASNDYTQQATQSYGAYPTQPGQGYSQQSNQPYGQQSYSGYGQSDTSGYGQSSYGSSYGQTQNSYGTQSAPQGYGSTGGYGSSQSSQSSYGQQSSYPGYGQQPAPSSTSGSYGGSSQSSSYGQPQSGGYGQQSGYGGQQQGYGQQQSSYNPPQGYGQQNQYNSSTGGGGGGGGGGNYGQDQSSMSGGGGGYGGQDQSGGGGGYGGGQQDRGGRGRGGGGGYNRSSGGYEPRGRGGGRGGRGGMGGSDRGGFNKFGGPRDQGSRHDSEQDNSDNNTIFVQGLGENVTIESVADYFKQIGIIKTNKKTGQPMINLYTDRETGKLKGEATVSFDDPPSAKAAIDWFDGKEFSGNPIKVSFATRRADFNRGGGNGRGGRGRGGPMGRGGYGGGGSGGGGRGGFPSGGGGGGGQQRAGDWKCPNPICENMNFSWRNECNQCKAPKPDGPGGGPGGSHMGGNYGDDRRGGRGGYDRGGYRGRGGDRGGFRGGRGGGDRGGFGPGKMDSRGEHRQDRRERPY from the exons ATGGCCTCAAACG acTATACCCAACAAGCAACCCAAAG ctaTGGGGCGTACCCCACCCAGCCTGGGCAGGGCTATTCCCAGCAGAGCAATCAGCCCTATGGACAGCAGAGTTACAGTGGTTATGGCCAGTCAGACACTTCAGGCTATGGCCAGAGCAGCTATGGTTCTTCTTATGGACAGACCCAGAACA GCTATGGCACTCAGTCAGCTCCCCAAGGATATGGCTCAACTGGTGGCTATGGCAGTAGCCAGAGTTCTCAGTCATCTTATGGGCAACAGTCCTCTTATCCTGGCTACGGCCAGCAGCCAGCTCCTAGCAGCACCTCGGGCAG ttACGGTGGTAGTTCTCAGAGCAGCAGCTATGGGCAGCCCCAAAGTGGGGGCTATGGCCAGCAGTCTGGCTATGGTGGACAGCAGCAAGGCTATGGACAGCAGCAAAGCTCCTATAATCCCCCTCAAGGCTATGGACAGCAGAACCAGTACAACAGTAGCactggaggtggtggtggagggggtggtGGAG GTAACTATGGCCAAGATCAGTCCTCCATGAGTGGAGGTGGCGGCGGTTATGGCGGTCAGGACCAgagtggtggtggcggtggctACGGGGGAGGCCAGCAGGACCGTGGGGGCCGCGGCCGGGGCGGTGGCGGTGGTTACAACCGCAGCAGTGGTGGCTATGAACCCAGAGGTCGCGGAGGTGGCCGTGGAGGCAGAGGCGGCATGGG CGGAAGTGACCGTGGTGGCTTCAATAAATTTGGTG GCCCTCGGGACCAAGGATCACGTCATGACTCTG AACAGGATAATTCAGACAACAACACCATCTTCGTGCAAGGCTTGGGCGAAAATGTTACAATTGAGTCTGTGGCTGATTACTTCAAGCAGATTGGTATTATTAAG acaaataagaaaacaggaCAGCCCATGATTAATCTGTACACAGACAGAGAAACAGGCAAGCTGAAGGGAGAGGCAACGGTATCATTTGATGACCCACCTTCTGCTAAAGCAGCTATTGACTGGTTTGATG GTAAAGAATTTTCCGGGAATCCCATTAAGGTATCATTTGCTACTCGGCGAGCAGACTTCAATCGGGGTGGTGGCAATGGTCGTGGAGGCCGAGGGCGAGGAG GACCCATGGGCCGTGGAGGCTATGgaggtggtggtagtggtggcgGTGGCCGGGGAGGATTCCCcagtggaggtggtggtggcggtggacAGCAGCGAGCTGGTGACTGGAAGTGTCCTAATCC TATATGTGAGAACATGAACTTCTCTTGGAGGAATGAATGCAACCAGTGTAAGGCCCCTAAACCAGATGGCCCAGGAGGAGGACCAGGAGGCTCTCATATGG GGGGTAACTATGGAGACGATCGTCGTGGTGGCAGAGGAGGCTATGATCGGGGCGGCTACCGAGGCCGAGGCGGGGACCGTGGGGGCTTCCGAGGGGGCCGGGGTGGTGGGGACAGAGGTGGCTTTGGCCCTGGCAAGATGGACTCCAG GGGTGAGCACAGACAGGATCGCAGGGAGAGGCCGTATTAG